One genomic window of Arthrobacter sp. KBS0703 includes the following:
- the pglX gene encoding BREX-1 system adenine-specific DNA-methyltransferase PglX: MDTKPLERFATQARRDLLAAVDAQATAVLATGSVARTERGDVVKKLEAEIAAHGRGHVIDKVAYTWFNRIIALRFLDACNYTDAGVVSPAQGQAHGQPEILADAKRGNLNTDVVRNKNTAEVIIRLLDGTRRSTDAEGEAYALLLTEYCRYWHKSMPFIFEPEGDYTELLVPTGLLADGATLSQAREVLTEEVCEDVEVIGWLYQFYISERKAEVFAGFQKNKKAGADEIPAATQLFTPHWIVRYLVENSLGRLWMLNRPTSRLVDRMDYYVAPVDEETDYRKVSSPEELKVLDPACGSGHMLTYAFDLLYAIYEEEGYAPSGIPSLILAHNLYGTEIDPRAGALAAFALTMKARARQRTFFSKQIEPNICVLDPVRFTPVETEILVTRGGDKQAEIAFWQAFENADTIGSLIRPNQALIQPLTEHLESLDEAENLFGDYALERARTVIRQSEYLSTRYDVVVANPPYMGSGNMGSKLAEFAKREFPESRSDLYAMFIERNSELVVDGGDFAMITMHSWMFLSSFEKLRSRLLHSSSIRSMAHLGTNGFDSISGEVVATTAFIVERNAKRTSNGVFLRLVSGRNESAKCTLLRDVLRDVRHPLRFHVPGSQFASISGQPISYWATPELISSFTLFEPVSSAGKTRRGLQPGDATRFVRRWSEVSFSDIASNSGDDVDDKKWFLFNSGGPFRKWYGNLTDVVLWENEGKEIKATGKAIIPSEELYFQPGVTWPKVSGGTASFRFVPSHVIPGDAGPMFYSDDYLHNFMGMANSPVGREALATLSPTLNFEVGSVARLPLFTSRNKEYESAVERLISLAKRDWDSYEESTDFATNPVVGISRGTSLRAVFALWAEACASAAEEVLTLERSIYSKLASTYGFGTDLSEVNLTTISLTGNPHFRFGSRPDIETINSEVSRSAAKDLVSYAVGCMFGRYSLDMPGLVLADQGDTLVKYLAEVPSPSFVPDADNVLPVLSDAWFEDDVVERFREFLKVSFGEEHFDENLRFIEEALGKDVRKYFVQDFYKDHVQRYKKRPIYWMFSSPKGSFNALIYMHRYNPSTVSTVLNEYLREYRAKLEVALTNAEQAAAAGSPKDQKEADRLRKVIAELRDYEHDVLYPLATQQLTIDLNDGVKANYPKFYPALKKIVGLEAAE; this comes from the coding sequence ATGGACACGAAACCTCTGGAGCGCTTCGCCACGCAGGCACGCCGCGATCTCCTGGCAGCCGTCGACGCGCAGGCCACCGCCGTGCTTGCTACAGGATCCGTTGCCCGCACTGAGCGCGGCGACGTGGTGAAAAAGCTCGAAGCCGAGATTGCTGCACATGGCCGCGGCCACGTGATCGACAAGGTTGCCTACACCTGGTTCAACCGCATCATCGCGCTGCGCTTCTTGGACGCCTGCAACTACACCGACGCTGGTGTCGTTTCGCCCGCTCAAGGCCAGGCGCATGGCCAGCCAGAGATCCTCGCGGATGCCAAGCGCGGCAATCTCAATACCGACGTTGTGAGGAACAAGAACACGGCAGAAGTGATCATCAGGCTGCTTGACGGTACACGCCGCAGCACCGATGCCGAAGGGGAAGCCTATGCGCTACTTCTCACCGAGTACTGTCGCTACTGGCACAAATCGATGCCGTTCATCTTTGAGCCTGAGGGCGACTATACCGAGCTGCTCGTACCCACCGGGTTGCTCGCCGACGGCGCGACCCTGTCCCAAGCAAGGGAGGTACTCACAGAGGAAGTCTGTGAAGACGTCGAGGTGATCGGCTGGCTCTACCAGTTCTACATCTCGGAGCGGAAAGCCGAGGTCTTCGCCGGATTTCAGAAGAACAAAAAGGCCGGGGCCGACGAGATCCCCGCTGCCACCCAGCTCTTCACCCCGCACTGGATAGTCCGTTACCTCGTCGAAAACTCCCTCGGGCGCCTGTGGATGCTCAACCGGCCGACCTCACGCCTCGTCGATCGGATGGACTATTACGTCGCCCCGGTGGATGAGGAGACCGACTACCGGAAGGTATCCAGCCCAGAAGAGCTAAAGGTCCTCGATCCGGCATGCGGCTCAGGCCATATGCTCACCTACGCCTTTGACCTGCTTTATGCAATCTACGAGGAAGAAGGTTACGCGCCGTCGGGCATCCCCTCCCTGATCCTCGCGCACAACCTCTATGGAACCGAGATCGACCCACGGGCAGGTGCATTAGCTGCTTTTGCCCTCACGATGAAGGCCAGGGCACGTCAACGAACGTTCTTCAGCAAACAGATCGAGCCGAATATCTGCGTGTTGGATCCAGTGAGGTTCACGCCAGTTGAGACGGAAATACTCGTTACCCGGGGCGGGGATAAGCAGGCGGAGATCGCGTTCTGGCAGGCTTTTGAGAATGCAGACACAATAGGGTCCCTGATCCGACCAAATCAGGCCCTCATTCAGCCCCTTACTGAGCACCTTGAGTCACTGGACGAAGCTGAGAACCTCTTCGGTGATTATGCTCTAGAGCGTGCTCGGACCGTTATCCGGCAGTCCGAGTATCTGTCAACCCGATACGACGTGGTCGTCGCCAACCCGCCGTACATGGGCAGCGGAAACATGGGATCCAAGCTTGCGGAATTCGCCAAACGCGAGTTTCCAGAGTCGAGATCAGACCTATACGCCATGTTCATTGAACGCAACTCTGAGCTAGTGGTCGATGGCGGAGACTTCGCCATGATCACCATGCACTCGTGGATGTTTTTGTCATCGTTCGAGAAACTTAGAAGCCGACTACTACACAGCTCAAGCATTCGTTCTATGGCCCATTTGGGAACTAATGGATTCGACAGTATAAGCGGTGAAGTGGTTGCTACGACAGCCTTCATTGTCGAACGTAACGCGAAGCGCACCTCCAATGGCGTTTTCCTCCGACTTGTTTCCGGACGCAATGAGTCCGCTAAATGCACCCTACTTCGCGATGTGCTGCGAGACGTGCGACATCCTCTTCGTTTTCACGTCCCTGGAAGCCAATTCGCATCAATTTCTGGTCAGCCAATTTCTTATTGGGCCACACCGGAATTGATCAGTTCATTTACGTTATTTGAACCCGTGTCTTCCGCGGGGAAGACACGGCGAGGGTTACAGCCTGGTGACGCAACGCGCTTTGTTCGACGTTGGAGTGAGGTTTCTTTCAGCGACATTGCTTCCAACTCAGGCGACGATGTTGATGATAAGAAGTGGTTTTTATTTAATTCCGGCGGACCATTTCGCAAGTGGTATGGAAATTTGACTGACGTCGTCCTGTGGGAGAATGAAGGGAAGGAAATCAAGGCAACGGGGAAAGCCATTATTCCGAGCGAAGAGCTTTATTTTCAGCCCGGTGTGACTTGGCCCAAGGTGAGCGGCGGAACTGCTAGTTTCAGGTTTGTCCCGTCGCATGTAATACCAGGGGATGCAGGTCCCATGTTCTACTCCGATGACTATCTGCATAACTTTATGGGAATGGCCAACAGTCCAGTCGGGAGGGAAGCGCTTGCGACCCTGTCGCCTACTCTGAATTTCGAAGTGGGATCGGTGGCTCGGCTTCCGCTATTTACTTCTCGTAATAAAGAATACGAGTCTGCCGTTGAGAGGCTTATCAGCCTAGCCAAGCGAGACTGGGATTCTTACGAGGAATCTACTGATTTCGCGACTAATCCTGTTGTAGGGATTTCTCGCGGGACGTCTCTTCGTGCAGTGTTTGCCTTGTGGGCAGAAGCTTGCGCTTCGGCTGCCGAAGAAGTCCTCACCTTAGAGCGTAGTATCTATTCCAAACTGGCCTCGACTTACGGATTTGGCACTGATTTGTCAGAGGTCAACCTGACTACAATAAGCCTTACTGGAAATCCGCATTTCCGTTTTGGGTCTAGACCAGACATCGAAACTATCAATTCTGAAGTCTCCAGGAGCGCCGCAAAGGATCTCGTGTCCTACGCGGTGGGTTGCATGTTTGGCCGTTACAGCCTTGACATGCCAGGACTGGTGTTGGCCGACCAAGGAGATACTTTAGTTAAGTACTTGGCAGAGGTACCATCGCCGTCCTTCGTGCCGGATGCGGACAACGTGCTCCCGGTATTATCCGATGCCTGGTTCGAGGACGACGTTGTTGAGCGATTCCGCGAATTTCTCAAAGTTTCCTTCGGCGAGGAACATTTCGACGAAAACCTGCGCTTCATAGAGGAGGCGTTGGGGAAAGACGTGCGGAAGTACTTTGTGCAAGACTTCTACAAGGATCACGTGCAGAGGTATAAGAAGCGCCCGATCTACTGGATGTTCTCCAGCCCAAAGGGCTCGTTCAACGCGCTGATTTACATGCACCGTTACAACCCGTCGACGGTCTCGACGGTGCTCAACGAGTATCTGCGCGAGTACCGAGCCAAGTTGGAAGTCGCACTCACCAACGCCGAGCAGGCTGCTGCCGCGGGCTCCCCGAAGGACCAGAAGGAAGCCGACCGGCTGCGTAAGGTGATCGCGGAGCTTCGTGACTACGAACACGACGTGCTCTACCCGTTGGCAACCCAGCAACTCACGATCGACCTTAACGACGGTGTGAAGGCGAACTACCCCAAGTTCTACCCGGCGCTGAAGAAGATTGTCGGGCTGGAGGCGGCGGAGTGA
- the pglZ gene encoding BREX-1 system phosphatase PglZ type A — protein sequence MASSISDHLAARFEQHRLVVWHDPESSYATDVDAHAPNGVAVLRVQNDEFGVKHRVLRDEPSTKFLIYRSGPVAEGAGNWLLDLELAYGVFTADRGALLRADLSLNAPGSDELIAGHETFFGDAKQVSKLTALLRADDDLAKVQAKMCAVVLGQKEHSFSELTRTLLVQHAAGDSAGYKALVTQGLADFHWSGAAKIYGYDSQTPSVAGLVLWMFKQARAGFAATTSNAARNIEIDFRSFRNDRQSLVALKKLARQAEIDLDYVEQAADASLAELVATDIFDAGEKEIIRRLIDGIASQTIPLHEIADTIRTRRRDSVWFDDYATLYAALGAAAELIPAIRSARIDVASFDDGFSRYRDDFFRIDQLYRHYTLASQTAEFTQPLEALNEQVENAYVTDFLSKLGISWQQQVDQAESWKTLAITSQSSFYNHYIAPQVRGGRKKAVVVISDALRYEVADELTSKIRRENKYDAKIEAMLGVLPSYTQLGMAALLPHKTLAHSENGDPVLADGQPSNGTANRSKILSSVGGTAIQATEFLKMKPSERRDLYAAHQVLYVYHDTIDATGDKAVSEHRTFKAAADAIDDLVDIVKKLANANATNIFVTADHGFLYQESKLASQFNLTVKPQGDKIVVANRRYVLGRGLKEDDAFRRFLPEQLGLSSDLEVQIPNSICRIVKPGAGFQFVHGGASLQEIVVPVISINKGRSDTVEPVNVDIHPESDKITTGQIVVKLFQQSPVTDQRTARKLRAGLYFGDQLISNEPELLFDAESAEGRDRFQSVRLLLSKDADAANNQSVEFRLSEPIGETGEWKKYKSAPYTLKRSFTTDFDF from the coding sequence ATGGCGTCTTCGATCTCAGACCACCTCGCGGCACGCTTCGAGCAGCACCGCCTGGTGGTGTGGCACGATCCCGAAAGCAGTTACGCCACCGACGTCGACGCTCACGCGCCGAACGGCGTGGCGGTGCTACGTGTCCAGAACGACGAGTTCGGGGTCAAGCACCGCGTGCTGCGCGACGAGCCCAGCACAAAGTTTCTGATCTATCGCAGCGGTCCTGTTGCTGAGGGAGCGGGCAACTGGCTGCTCGATCTCGAACTCGCCTACGGCGTCTTCACCGCAGATCGCGGCGCGCTCCTACGGGCAGACCTCAGCCTCAACGCGCCCGGATCCGATGAACTGATTGCTGGGCATGAGACGTTCTTTGGCGACGCGAAGCAGGTTTCGAAGCTTACGGCGTTGTTGCGCGCCGACGATGATCTCGCCAAGGTCCAGGCGAAGATGTGCGCGGTCGTGCTCGGGCAGAAGGAGCACAGCTTCTCTGAGCTGACGCGGACGCTGCTGGTGCAGCACGCCGCGGGCGACAGCGCCGGCTACAAGGCTCTCGTTACGCAGGGGCTCGCAGACTTCCATTGGTCCGGGGCTGCGAAGATCTACGGCTATGATTCTCAGACGCCGAGCGTGGCCGGCCTCGTGTTGTGGATGTTCAAGCAAGCCCGGGCCGGCTTCGCAGCCACGACCTCGAACGCGGCGCGCAATATTGAGATCGACTTCCGTAGCTTCCGCAACGACCGCCAGAGCCTGGTCGCGCTGAAGAAGCTCGCGCGTCAGGCCGAAATTGACTTGGACTACGTCGAGCAGGCTGCGGACGCGTCGCTTGCTGAGCTCGTGGCCACAGACATCTTCGACGCTGGCGAGAAGGAGATCATCCGGCGTCTGATCGACGGCATTGCCTCCCAGACGATCCCGTTGCATGAAATTGCAGACACGATCCGCACCCGTCGCCGTGACAGCGTCTGGTTCGACGATTACGCCACGCTTTATGCGGCGCTCGGGGCGGCGGCCGAGCTGATCCCGGCCATCCGTTCTGCCCGCATCGATGTGGCGAGTTTCGATGACGGTTTCAGTCGCTACCGCGATGATTTCTTCCGCATCGACCAGCTCTACCGGCACTACACGCTCGCGTCGCAGACCGCCGAGTTCACGCAGCCGTTGGAAGCGCTGAACGAGCAGGTGGAGAACGCCTACGTCACCGATTTCCTCTCCAAGCTCGGGATCAGCTGGCAACAGCAGGTCGACCAAGCCGAGTCGTGGAAGACGCTCGCGATTACCTCGCAGAGTTCTTTCTACAACCACTACATCGCCCCGCAGGTGCGAGGTGGACGCAAGAAGGCCGTCGTAGTCATCTCTGACGCGCTGCGCTACGAGGTCGCCGACGAGCTCACTTCCAAGATCCGCAGAGAGAACAAGTACGACGCCAAGATCGAGGCCATGCTCGGGGTGTTGCCCAGCTACACCCAGCTAGGGATGGCGGCGCTGCTCCCACATAAGACACTCGCGCACTCCGAGAACGGTGACCCTGTGCTCGCCGACGGCCAGCCCTCCAACGGCACGGCGAACCGCTCGAAGATCCTTAGCTCCGTCGGCGGCACGGCAATCCAAGCCACTGAGTTCTTGAAGATGAAGCCCTCGGAGCGGCGCGATCTCTACGCGGCGCACCAGGTGCTGTACGTCTATCACGACACCATCGACGCGACCGGTGACAAGGCGGTGTCGGAGCACCGGACATTCAAGGCCGCGGCTGATGCGATCGATGACCTCGTCGACATTGTGAAGAAGCTGGCGAACGCGAACGCGACGAACATCTTCGTCACCGCAGACCACGGCTTCCTATATCAGGAGTCGAAGCTGGCGTCGCAGTTCAACCTGACTGTGAAGCCGCAGGGCGACAAGATCGTTGTCGCGAACCGCCGTTATGTTCTTGGCCGAGGGTTGAAGGAAGATGACGCGTTTCGCCGTTTCTTGCCTGAGCAGCTCGGGCTGTCGAGTGACCTGGAAGTTCAGATCCCGAATTCGATCTGCCGGATCGTCAAGCCTGGTGCCGGGTTCCAGTTCGTCCACGGGGGTGCGTCGTTGCAGGAGATCGTAGTGCCAGTCATCTCGATCAACAAGGGACGTTCCGACACCGTCGAGCCTGTGAACGTCGACATCCACCCGGAGTCCGACAAGATCACGACCGGTCAGATCGTGGTGAAGCTCTTCCAGCAGAGCCCAGTCACCGATCAGCGCACTGCGAGGAAGCTGCGTGCAGGTCTCTACTTCGGTGATCAGCTGATCTCCAATGAACCTGAGCTACTCTTCGATGCCGAGAGCGCCGAAGGGCGGGACCGGTTCCAGAGTGTCCGTCTGCTGCTGAGCAAGGACGCTGATGCGGCGAACAACCAGAGCGTGGAGTTCCGGCTCTCCGAGCCGATCGGTGAAACCGGCGAGTGGAA
- a CDS encoding DUF1788 domain-containing protein: MSMTKRSLTSDEKHVYEVLRSTRFLKMEGLSKEVPFFIYHYPPAWAREVDGLRDRVITKLRSDDGLNVLEINLYDLAVQLLRERGVWNRLLALEPDMNKADFRETLQGMLDPHDHLAPAIRDRLELEPSDMVFLAGIGEVFPFIRTHTVLENLQSVVTGRPMLAWFPGTYEFTKASGHQLRALNLSARDSYYRAKDILEQEA, encoded by the coding sequence ATGAGCATGACCAAGCGAAGCCTCACAAGCGATGAAAAGCACGTCTACGAAGTGCTGCGCAGTACGCGGTTCTTGAAGATGGAGGGCCTCTCCAAGGAGGTGCCATTCTTCATCTATCACTACCCGCCCGCGTGGGCACGCGAAGTCGACGGGCTCCGCGACCGCGTCATCACGAAACTCCGCAGTGACGACGGATTGAACGTCCTGGAGATCAACCTCTACGACCTTGCCGTGCAGCTCCTCAGAGAGCGTGGCGTGTGGAATCGCCTCTTGGCGCTGGAACCGGACATGAACAAGGCCGACTTCCGCGAGACGCTGCAGGGAATGCTGGACCCGCACGATCACCTCGCGCCCGCGATCCGCGACCGTCTCGAACTAGAGCCGAGCGACATGGTCTTCCTCGCAGGCATCGGCGAGGTGTTCCCCTTCATTCGCACCCACACGGTGTTGGAGAACCTGCAGAGCGTCGTGACGGGCCGTCCGATGCTGGCATGGTTCCCGGGGACGTACGAATTCACCAAGGCCAGTGGTCACCAGCTGCGGGCGCTGAACCTGAGCGCACGCGACAGCTACTACCGCGCCAAGGACATTCTGGAACAGGAAGCATAA
- a CDS encoding helix-turn-helix domain-containing protein, which yields MPEPWLSADDIAVHLGITKDTVYSWIADKGMPGHKIGRLWKFQASEIDDWVRGGGADASGLSPH from the coding sequence ATGCCCGAGCCTTGGCTCTCTGCTGACGACATCGCTGTTCATCTTGGCATCACGAAGGACACTGTCTATTCCTGGATCGCCGACAAAGGCATGCCCGGGCACAAGATCGGGCGCCTTTGGAAGTTCCAAGCCAGCGAGATCGACGACTGGGTCCGCGGCGGTGGCGCCGATGCCTCGGGACTCAGTCCCCACTGA
- the brxC gene encoding BREX system P-loop protein BrxC, translating into MTTINEIFAKPISRPIEGVIKADDTSHLATEVEEYVLTNEAAKGLEHVLEAYTNYTNANGVWVNGVWISGFFGSGKSHLLKMLAHLLGDIDGHDYPRAKVSEHFRAKADDEFLPALIEKADRIAAKSLLFNIDQKATLISKDQNDALLKVFVKIFDESRGYYGNQGHIARFERDLDSRGQYNDFKSAFERIAGIPWTQGREQAALEAGHIDQAFAEVNGTESPGIIRQYSTSYSVSIEDFADEVAAWLDQQPDGFRLNFFVDEVGQFIGTNTQLMLNLQTIAESLATKCKGRAWIFVTSQEDMEKVGGDRTKSQANDFSKIQARFTNRLKLTSQDVEEVIRKRLLDKTDTAKADLAAIYASQHANFKTLFDFVEGRHYPNYRDETHFVGTYPFVSYQFPLFQSAIEGISDHNIFEGRNSSVGERSMLGVVQEVARTLADKPLGQLASFDQMFEGIRASLKSANQRAINDAERSPSLPPLAIRLLKALFLVKYVDTFKATPRNLSVLVYDHFGTDLTQLGKDVIEALAALEAQTYIQRSGDAYDYLTNEEQKIEQEIKNVDIDSSEVSKKLSDLLTGSIIKTTKVLYSKNGQNFPVGFKLDGQAMSKQHELALHFISPETEFSLEQIKAHSAGLDELCVVLAPETDRILADLRLLLKTEKYVKRAQGASRTAIEQTILQTKGTQNAEREKEIVERLRTAVGRSTLIHNAGILDVTSADAVTRINDGFQKVIAATYTNLTLLGGMSFTEQQLSTFVNPPEGGLFGETASILAVPGDDVLAHLEMSGKRHVQVTMKHLLEKYTTKPYGWDQWSIAAVVGYLAGGSKVEIQLNGKVLARTEIAPALRNTQSYPNMVIGLQRVFDSKVVGAFRKFVIEFTDDGAITKDPLELARVGKEHLDAKLAELKALRTGSRYPFIDQLDEPIRILDELSGNKAEWFVTDFADADDLLDAKDNVIDPIKAFLHGAQRGIYDTAAAFMQANQSNITYLPAEATDAIAFALDDPQIFRGNKTTQLGAAVKALQDQLRDVIEAHRAAATADIKARWDQVPASQAYSDATEAAQQAVTRRAQGVLYRVQHETQIPAIKNLASQFADSIYPQILDELDAARVSLVSDRPIPGSDASSEPAPLRAPAKQSVSIKKLVLPGAGQVLETEADIDGYLDQLRTTLLATIHDNKRITL; encoded by the coding sequence ATGACCACGATCAACGAAATCTTCGCCAAGCCGATCAGCCGGCCCATCGAGGGAGTCATCAAGGCTGATGACACCTCACACCTCGCCACTGAGGTCGAGGAGTACGTGCTTACGAACGAGGCCGCCAAGGGGCTCGAACACGTGCTGGAGGCCTACACGAACTACACGAACGCCAACGGCGTCTGGGTCAACGGCGTGTGGATCTCGGGCTTCTTCGGCTCCGGTAAGTCACACTTGCTGAAGATGCTCGCGCACCTCCTCGGCGACATCGATGGCCACGACTACCCGCGCGCCAAGGTCTCCGAGCACTTCCGTGCCAAGGCAGACGACGAGTTCCTGCCCGCGCTGATCGAAAAGGCTGACCGCATCGCCGCGAAGAGCCTGCTGTTCAACATCGACCAGAAGGCCACGCTGATCTCGAAGGATCAGAATGACGCCCTCCTCAAGGTGTTCGTGAAGATATTCGACGAGTCCCGCGGGTACTACGGCAACCAGGGCCATATTGCCCGCTTCGAACGCGACCTCGACAGCCGCGGGCAGTACAACGATTTCAAGTCCGCATTCGAACGGATCGCCGGTATTCCGTGGACCCAGGGACGCGAGCAGGCTGCGCTCGAAGCCGGGCACATCGATCAGGCCTTCGCCGAGGTCAACGGCACCGAGAGTCCCGGCATCATCCGCCAATACAGCACCAGCTATTCGGTTTCGATCGAGGACTTCGCCGACGAGGTCGCAGCCTGGTTGGACCAGCAGCCCGACGGGTTCCGCCTGAACTTTTTCGTCGACGAGGTCGGCCAATTCATCGGCACGAACACCCAGCTGATGCTGAATCTCCAGACCATCGCCGAATCCCTGGCGACCAAGTGCAAGGGGAGGGCATGGATCTTCGTCACCTCGCAGGAAGACATGGAGAAGGTCGGCGGTGACCGCACGAAGTCGCAGGCCAACGATTTTTCCAAGATTCAGGCCCGTTTCACGAACCGGCTCAAGCTCACCAGCCAGGACGTTGAAGAGGTCATCCGTAAGCGTCTGCTCGACAAGACGGATACTGCGAAAGCTGATCTGGCGGCGATCTACGCGAGTCAGCACGCGAACTTCAAGACCCTCTTCGACTTCGTCGAGGGCCGCCACTACCCGAACTACCGTGACGAGACCCACTTCGTCGGCACCTATCCGTTCGTGAGCTATCAGTTTCCGCTGTTTCAGTCCGCGATCGAGGGCATTAGCGACCACAACATCTTCGAGGGTCGCAACAGCTCGGTCGGTGAGCGCTCCATGCTCGGTGTCGTCCAGGAAGTCGCCCGAACGCTGGCCGACAAACCTCTCGGCCAGCTCGCCTCATTCGACCAGATGTTTGAAGGCATTCGTGCCTCGCTGAAGTCCGCCAACCAGCGCGCAATAAACGACGCGGAACGCAGCCCCTCGCTGCCGCCGCTCGCGATTCGCCTCCTCAAAGCCCTCTTCCTCGTCAAATACGTGGATACGTTCAAGGCGACGCCGCGCAACCTCTCCGTGCTGGTCTACGACCATTTCGGCACCGACCTCACGCAGCTCGGAAAGGACGTCATTGAGGCCCTGGCCGCTCTGGAAGCGCAGACCTACATCCAGCGCAGCGGCGATGCCTACGACTACCTCACCAACGAAGAGCAGAAGATCGAGCAGGAGATCAAGAACGTCGACATCGACAGCTCCGAGGTCTCCAAGAAGCTCTCCGACCTGCTCACCGGCTCGATCATCAAGACGACCAAGGTCCTCTACAGCAAGAACGGCCAGAACTTCCCGGTCGGGTTCAAACTCGACGGGCAGGCGATGAGCAAGCAGCACGAACTCGCCCTGCACTTCATCAGCCCCGAGACCGAGTTCAGCCTGGAGCAGATCAAGGCCCACAGCGCCGGCCTCGATGAACTGTGCGTTGTGCTTGCTCCCGAGACTGACAGGATCCTCGCCGACCTGCGGCTCCTGCTGAAGACCGAGAAGTACGTCAAGCGCGCCCAAGGAGCCAGCCGTACCGCGATCGAGCAGACGATCCTGCAAACCAAAGGCACCCAGAACGCCGAGCGGGAGAAGGAGATCGTCGAACGACTGCGCACCGCCGTGGGCCGTTCGACCCTGATTCACAACGCGGGCATCCTTGATGTCACCTCGGCTGACGCGGTGACTCGGATAAACGACGGCTTCCAGAAGGTCATCGCGGCGACCTACACGAATCTCACTCTGCTGGGTGGCATGAGCTTCACTGAGCAGCAGCTGTCCACGTTCGTGAACCCGCCTGAGGGTGGCCTGTTCGGGGAGACCGCAAGCATCCTGGCAGTACCCGGTGATGATGTCCTCGCGCACCTGGAGATGAGCGGTAAGCGCCACGTGCAGGTGACGATGAAGCACCTTCTCGAGAAGTACACGACCAAACCGTACGGCTGGGACCAGTGGTCGATCGCGGCCGTGGTGGGCTACCTCGCCGGTGGATCAAAGGTCGAGATCCAGCTCAACGGCAAGGTGCTCGCGCGCACCGAGATAGCCCCGGCGCTGCGCAACACCCAGAGCTACCCGAACATGGTCATCGGCCTCCAGCGGGTGTTTGATTCGAAGGTGGTGGGTGCATTCCGGAAGTTCGTCATCGAGTTCACCGACGACGGGGCGATCACCAAGGATCCGCTGGAGCTTGCCCGCGTCGGCAAGGAGCATCTGGACGCGAAACTTGCTGAATTGAAAGCGCTGCGCACCGGGTCCCGCTACCCATTCATTGACCAGCTCGACGAGCCGATCCGGATACTCGACGAACTGTCCGGCAACAAGGCCGAGTGGTTCGTCACCGACTTTGCCGACGCCGACGATCTACTCGACGCGAAAGACAATGTGATCGACCCGATCAAGGCGTTCCTGCACGGCGCCCAGCGCGGCATCTACGACACCGCCGCGGCATTCATGCAAGCAAATCAGTCCAACATCACCTACCTTCCCGCCGAAGCCACCGACGCGATTGCATTCGCCCTTGACGACCCACAGATCTTCCGGGGCAACAAGACAACCCAACTAGGGGCTGCAGTCAAGGCCTTGCAGGACCAGCTCAGGGACGTGATCGAGGCGCACCGCGCGGCCGCCACGGCGGACATCAAGGCCCGCTGGGATCAGGTGCCCGCCAGCCAGGCATACAGTGATGCGACCGAGGCCGCACAGCAGGCGGTCACACGCAGGGCCCAGGGCGTGCTCTACCGAGTCCAGCACGAGACACAGATCCCCGCGATCAAGAATCTCGCCTCGCAGTTCGCAGACTCTATCTACCCGCAGATTCTCGATGAGCTGGACGCGGCACGAGTTTCTCTGGTGTCGGATCGGCCAATCCCCGGAAGCGACGCGAGTTCCGAGCCGGCACCGCTGCGTGCCCCGGCCAAGCAGAGCGTTTCGATCAAGAAACTGGTGCTGCCCGGCGCTGGTCAGGTGCTCGAAACAGAGGCCGACATCGACGGCTACCTGGACCAGCTCCGCACGACTCTGCTCGCCACCATTCATGACAACAAGCGCATCACGCTCTAG
- a CDS encoding DUF1819 family protein → MTTSIHSHDRYALSFTSGGLLVREADVIVAEYLRSRDWVAVRQAVTEQNLLQARTISSSVRLTRETIQRLGVFDDSELELLTKSSLTERCHLMWAAACRRYKLIGDFAEEVVRERFLLMTPTLSTEDFERFMTGKSLWHAELDELKPSTRAKLRQSIFRMLHEAGLRSEEGAIVPGVLSARVHEALAARGPSDIRFFPTTLPMEATR, encoded by the coding sequence GTGACCACAAGCATCCACTCACACGATCGCTATGCACTGTCGTTCACCAGCGGTGGGCTCCTGGTGCGCGAGGCAGACGTGATCGTCGCCGAGTATCTACGCTCGCGCGACTGGGTAGCGGTACGTCAGGCAGTCACTGAACAGAACCTGCTGCAGGCGCGTACGATTTCGTCGAGTGTTCGCCTGACGCGGGAAACGATCCAGCGGCTGGGCGTCTTCGATGATTCGGAACTTGAACTCCTCACAAAGTCGAGTCTCACCGAGCGCTGTCACTTGATGTGGGCCGCTGCATGCCGTCGTTACAAGCTGATTGGTGACTTCGCGGAAGAGGTCGTTCGCGAACGGTTCCTCCTGATGACCCCGACGCTCAGCACCGAAGATTTTGAGCGGTTCATGACGGGCAAAAGCTTGTGGCACGCCGAGCTTGACGAGTTGAAGCCCTCGACGCGCGCCAAACTCCGACAGAGCATCTTCCGGATGCTGCATGAAGCGGGCCTCCGCAGCGAAGAAGGCGCCATCGTTCCGGGGGTGCTCTCAGCGCGAGTCCACGAAGCCCTTGCTGCACGCGGCCCGAGCGACATCCGATTCTTCCCCACCACCCTGCCCATGGAGGCGACGCGATGA